In the Bremerella alba genome, one interval contains:
- a CDS encoding alpha-2-macroglobulin family protein — translation MTNYSLLRTVPLAIICSCAALMTVWIGSQASTVQSPALDVKQMEKLYQDGNYKEAYEAAEKLFFDPQQDPKELARLIYVPVQSLQRLNRYPEIDAFLEKAAEAQKDQWRVLQAIATQYQSLNHWGVINDNEFQRGPVRGGGKRVNSIDRDRTRALQLYVEAMKVAQAQDAEPDMANLFQQVSEFFLRNNYGRGAWQLQYLTDITTLPDYDESYNYGGSNQGAPVDEEGNPIYYLAPKSWEDAKNDGERMRWTMQQVGEYDPGRTGQVKLRWASFLNSQFGVQTLQQYQYFFAPQNEADDNETPHLLSLGTLKENETIARLATGIKRFELPDEFNHIKIWQQLIQEESPQRSSAYDQVASIFENRRQYPKAAQVWREAIADVGPGSNHYRRTRLEQIVNNLGQFQGGQVNAAGQGATLQYLFRNGTDVEFTAHAIKMEKLLSDVKQYLKSNPGRIDYQKIQFQQVGEKILFQDGGKAYLGDQVAKWSEKLDPRPNHLDRRIDVHAPLNNAGAYMVTAKMKDGNVCKVVVWVADTVIVSKQLDQKKYYYVADAASGKPIEKANLEYFGYKVEQVRNQNRYNILTKNFAEFTDTDGQVILSDDPLTHQYQWLVMARTDQGRFAFLGFQHIWYGRRHDATYNQVRSYGITDRPVYRPAQSVKYKFWTRRSQYDQADTSQFAGKSFNIQLRDPQGNEIFNKQFTADEYGGMEGTWEIPSDAKLGQYNLHTSYGNIQFRIEEYKKPEFEVTIDAPEKPVELGEKITAKINAKYYFGSPVTNATVKYKIERSPYNRNWFPSARWDWCFGNGYWWFAYDYPWYPGYQKWVGCIRPAPFWIGRSHNPPELVAEQEVEIGEDGTIDVEIDTALAKALHGNEDHQYTITAEVRDQSRRTIVGTGKVLVARQPFKVYTWVDRGYYDVGDTIHAHFLAQTLDARDVAGQGELKLLKITYDDQKQPVETEVQSWDVEMKGEGSVSQTMKATAAGQYRLSLKLTDEAGHTQEGGYIFTIRGQGFDGSEYRFNDLELIPDKKEYQAGDTVKLQINTNRVGSTVLLFIRPANSVYLPPKVVRLTGKSTVHEIAVLKKDMPNFFVEAVTIADAQVHDEAKEIVVPPETRVLDLQVETDAKEYLPGREGKIKLKLTDHTGEPFVGSTVITVYDKSVEYISGGSNVTDIKEFFWKWRRHHHPQTEHSLNLYSHNLTPKGQLALQYLGAFGRSVADEFEGLSDRDEIAEAEGFGRGGGVQSRMRGAAMAKGAMADAMPAAAPLAAQSLAMAGEDKADQQAGQGPTDLVEPTVRSNFADTALWSGGVVTNEKGEAEFKLDLPENLTAWKIRTWAMGQGTKVASAESEVVTRKNLIVRLQAPRFFVQTDEVVLSANVHNYLKTEKSAVVSLDIPAELMSSDSPLTQKVTIPAGGEVRVDWTVKVTQEGEAAITMKALTDEESDAMQQSFPVYVHGMLKTESWAGTVQPEHNSQSITISVPEDRRPEDSRLIIRYSPSLAGAMVEALPYMIDYPYGCTEQTLNRFVPTVITRKVLGEMGIDLKSIAEHQNNLNAQEIGDPAQRNDRWNAGWDGKLKNPVFDDAELTKMVKSGVQRLTEMQNSDGGWGWFSGYHEHSYPHTTAVVVRGLVIAERNGAAVVPDVIERGKQWLIKYQKGEVQKLQNADDKKKPWKLKADNLDAVVFGVLAELDHNNNAMRGFLYRDRNNLSVYGKALFALALHQVGDAEKLAMLRRNLDQYLVTDQENETAYLKMPADSSWWYWYGDAVEANAYYLKLLAATDAENVTARRLVKYLLNNRKHATYWKSTRDTALCVEAMADYLRATDELNPEMTVEIFIDGQKKAETEFTKQNLFTVDNTVELTGMQLTDGEHKVEVRRKGSGPVYYSAYLTNFTLEDFITKAGLEVKVERRFYRLDRDEDATAKAVGARGQALKEKVVKYKRTLLENESQVTSGDLIEIDLVIESKNDYEYLMFEDKKAAGFEPVDLQSGYNGNTLGAYMELRDEKVTFFVRQLPRGKHTLTYRLRAEIPGKFSALPTVAQAMYAPELVGNSDEMKIRIKDLD, via the coding sequence ATGACGAACTATTCGCTTCTACGCACCGTTCCTTTGGCCATTATTTGCAGTTGTGCTGCATTGATGACCGTCTGGATCGGATCGCAGGCTTCTACGGTTCAATCGCCGGCGCTTGATGTGAAACAAATGGAAAAGCTTTACCAAGACGGAAACTACAAGGAAGCGTACGAGGCCGCAGAGAAACTTTTCTTCGATCCCCAGCAAGATCCGAAAGAGCTTGCTCGTTTGATCTACGTTCCGGTCCAATCGCTGCAGCGGTTGAACCGATATCCTGAGATCGACGCGTTTTTGGAGAAAGCCGCCGAGGCTCAAAAAGACCAATGGCGGGTTCTGCAGGCAATCGCCACGCAATACCAAAGCTTGAATCACTGGGGAGTCATCAACGACAACGAGTTTCAGCGGGGGCCTGTTCGCGGAGGTGGGAAACGAGTGAACAGCATCGACCGCGATCGCACGCGTGCCCTGCAGCTTTATGTCGAAGCGATGAAAGTCGCTCAGGCCCAAGACGCTGAGCCGGACATGGCGAATCTTTTTCAGCAAGTATCGGAGTTCTTTCTCCGCAATAACTATGGTCGCGGGGCCTGGCAGTTACAGTACCTGACTGATATCACGACGCTGCCCGATTACGACGAGAGCTACAACTACGGCGGATCGAATCAGGGTGCCCCAGTCGATGAAGAGGGCAACCCAATCTATTACCTCGCTCCCAAGTCGTGGGAAGATGCCAAGAATGATGGCGAGCGGATGCGCTGGACCATGCAGCAAGTGGGAGAGTACGATCCCGGTCGTACCGGCCAGGTGAAACTGCGTTGGGCCAGCTTTCTTAACTCACAGTTCGGCGTGCAGACGCTTCAACAGTATCAATATTTCTTCGCCCCACAAAATGAAGCGGACGACAACGAAACGCCTCACCTTTTGTCGTTGGGAACCTTGAAAGAGAACGAAACGATTGCCCGCCTGGCCACTGGAATCAAACGCTTCGAGCTACCAGACGAATTCAATCACATCAAAATCTGGCAGCAGCTGATCCAGGAAGAGAGTCCGCAGCGTAGTTCGGCTTATGATCAAGTCGCTTCCATCTTCGAGAATCGTCGACAATATCCCAAAGCGGCCCAGGTATGGCGAGAGGCGATTGCCGATGTCGGCCCCGGTTCGAACCACTATCGCCGCACGCGACTTGAGCAGATTGTGAACAACCTGGGACAGTTCCAAGGAGGCCAGGTCAATGCGGCCGGCCAGGGAGCAACGCTGCAGTACTTGTTCCGCAATGGAACCGATGTTGAGTTCACGGCCCACGCGATCAAGATGGAGAAGCTGCTTTCCGATGTGAAGCAGTATCTGAAATCCAACCCCGGCCGCATCGACTATCAGAAGATTCAGTTTCAACAGGTCGGCGAGAAGATTCTCTTTCAAGATGGTGGCAAGGCATACCTGGGCGACCAGGTAGCCAAGTGGTCGGAGAAGCTCGATCCCCGTCCTAATCATCTAGATCGCCGCATCGACGTGCATGCTCCATTGAACAACGCCGGCGCATACATGGTGACCGCTAAAATGAAGGACGGCAACGTCTGCAAGGTGGTTGTCTGGGTCGCCGATACGGTGATTGTCAGCAAACAGCTTGATCAGAAGAAGTACTACTACGTCGCCGATGCGGCCAGTGGCAAGCCGATCGAAAAGGCCAACCTGGAGTACTTCGGCTACAAGGTCGAGCAAGTTCGTAATCAGAATCGCTACAACATCTTGACGAAGAACTTCGCTGAGTTTACCGATACGGACGGTCAAGTGATTCTGTCCGACGACCCGTTGACGCACCAGTATCAATGGTTGGTCATGGCTCGGACCGACCAGGGACGTTTCGCGTTTCTGGGCTTTCAGCACATTTGGTACGGTCGTCGCCACGATGCCACTTACAACCAGGTACGCAGCTACGGCATAACCGATCGGCCTGTCTATCGGCCCGCTCAATCGGTGAAGTACAAGTTCTGGACGCGACGATCGCAATACGATCAGGCCGATACCAGTCAGTTCGCCGGAAAGTCGTTCAATATTCAATTGCGTGATCCGCAAGGCAACGAGATCTTCAACAAACAGTTCACTGCCGACGAGTACGGCGGCATGGAGGGTACCTGGGAGATTCCTTCTGATGCGAAACTCGGCCAGTACAATCTCCATACGAGCTACGGCAACATTCAGTTTCGGATCGAGGAGTACAAGAAGCCTGAATTCGAGGTCACCATCGATGCGCCGGAAAAGCCGGTTGAGCTGGGCGAAAAGATCACGGCCAAGATCAACGCGAAGTACTACTTCGGTTCGCCGGTGACCAATGCCACGGTGAAGTACAAAATCGAACGCTCGCCGTACAACCGCAACTGGTTTCCATCCGCACGCTGGGACTGGTGCTTCGGCAATGGTTACTGGTGGTTCGCGTACGACTATCCCTGGTACCCCGGATACCAGAAGTGGGTTGGCTGCATTCGACCGGCACCATTTTGGATCGGGCGATCGCATAATCCGCCCGAGCTAGTCGCCGAGCAGGAAGTCGAGATCGGTGAAGACGGAACCATCGACGTCGAAATTGATACGGCACTGGCCAAGGCACTGCATGGCAACGAAGACCATCAGTACACGATCACCGCCGAAGTTCGCGATCAATCGCGACGAACGATCGTGGGGACCGGCAAGGTGTTGGTGGCCCGACAGCCGTTTAAGGTTTACACCTGGGTCGATCGCGGATACTACGATGTCGGCGATACCATCCATGCCCATTTCCTGGCCCAAACGCTCGATGCCCGTGACGTTGCCGGCCAGGGTGAGTTGAAGCTTCTCAAGATCACCTACGACGATCAGAAGCAACCGGTCGAGACAGAAGTTCAGTCTTGGGATGTGGAAATGAAAGGGGAGGGCAGTGTCAGCCAAACCATGAAAGCCACCGCCGCCGGACAGTACCGGTTAAGCCTGAAGCTTACCGACGAGGCGGGCCATACCCAGGAAGGTGGCTACATTTTCACGATTCGTGGACAAGGCTTCGATGGGTCTGAGTATCGTTTCAACGACCTGGAATTGATTCCAGATAAGAAGGAGTACCAGGCCGGAGACACGGTCAAACTTCAGATCAACACCAACCGAGTGGGCAGCACGGTGTTGCTATTCATTCGTCCTGCCAACAGCGTTTACTTGCCACCCAAGGTGGTTCGTCTGACCGGCAAAAGCACGGTGCACGAAATTGCGGTGCTTAAGAAAGATATGCCCAACTTCTTTGTCGAGGCTGTGACAATCGCCGATGCCCAGGTTCATGACGAAGCAAAGGAAATTGTCGTACCGCCTGAGACCCGCGTGCTTGACCTTCAAGTTGAAACCGACGCGAAAGAGTACCTGCCCGGCAGGGAAGGAAAGATCAAGCTGAAACTGACCGATCACACCGGCGAACCGTTTGTCGGGTCAACGGTTATCACCGTCTATGACAAGTCGGTCGAATACATCAGCGGCGGGTCGAATGTGACGGACATCAAAGAGTTCTTCTGGAAGTGGCGTCGCCACCATCATCCGCAAACGGAACACAGCCTGAATTTGTATAGCCATAACCTGACCCCCAAGGGGCAGCTGGCACTGCAATACTTGGGTGCGTTTGGCCGAAGTGTGGCCGACGAATTTGAAGGATTGAGTGATCGAGATGAAATAGCGGAAGCTGAAGGATTCGGACGTGGCGGTGGGGTTCAATCGCGAATGAGGGGGGCTGCGATGGCCAAGGGCGCCATGGCCGATGCTATGCCAGCTGCGGCTCCGCTGGCCGCCCAATCTCTGGCCATGGCCGGAGAAGACAAGGCGGACCAACAAGCCGGCCAGGGACCCACCGATTTGGTCGAACCAACGGTACGATCTAACTTCGCAGACACGGCTTTGTGGAGTGGAGGTGTTGTCACCAACGAGAAAGGTGAGGCAGAATTCAAGCTGGATCTGCCAGAAAACCTGACCGCTTGGAAGATTCGTACCTGGGCGATGGGGCAAGGCACCAAAGTCGCCTCGGCCGAAAGCGAAGTGGTTACGCGTAAGAACTTGATCGTTCGCTTGCAGGCCCCACGCTTCTTCGTGCAGACGGACGAAGTGGTGCTGTCGGCCAACGTGCATAACTATCTGAAGACCGAGAAGTCGGCGGTTGTTTCGTTGGACATCCCTGCCGAGTTGATGTCGAGCGACTCGCCATTGACGCAGAAGGTAACCATCCCCGCTGGTGGTGAAGTCCGCGTCGACTGGACGGTAAAGGTGACCCAGGAAGGGGAAGCCGCCATCACGATGAAGGCCCTGACCGACGAAGAATCAGATGCGATGCAGCAAAGCTTCCCGGTGTACGTGCACGGAATGCTCAAGACCGAGTCGTGGGCCGGCACCGTCCAGCCAGAGCACAATTCGCAAAGCATCACGATCAGCGTTCCGGAAGATCGTCGACCGGAAGATTCACGCCTGATCATCCGCTACTCGCCTAGCTTGGCGGGTGCGATGGTCGAAGCGCTTCCGTACATGATCGACTATCCCTACGGATGCACCGAGCAAACCCTGAACCGCTTTGTGCCGACGGTCATCACGCGGAAAGTGTTGGGTGAGATGGGGATCGATCTGAAGTCGATCGCCGAGCATCAGAACAATCTCAACGCTCAAGAGATCGGCGATCCTGCGCAACGCAACGATCGCTGGAATGCAGGCTGGGATGGAAAACTGAAGAATCCGGTCTTCGACGACGCCGAGCTTACCAAGATGGTCAAAAGCGGCGTTCAGCGTCTGACTGAGATGCAAAACTCGGACGGAGGTTGGGGCTGGTTCTCTGGCTATCACGAGCATAGCTATCCGCACACGACCGCCGTGGTCGTGCGTGGGCTTGTGATTGCTGAGCGGAATGGGGCCGCCGTGGTGCCTGACGTGATCGAACGTGGCAAGCAGTGGCTGATCAAATACCAGAAAGGGGAAGTTCAAAAGCTGCAAAATGCGGACGACAAAAAGAAGCCGTGGAAGCTGAAAGCGGACAACCTCGACGCGGTCGTGTTCGGTGTTCTCGCGGAACTCGACCACAACAATAACGCGATGCGAGGGTTCCTCTATCGTGATCGGAACAATCTTTCGGTCTATGGCAAAGCACTGTTCGCATTGGCCCTGCATCAAGTCGGAGATGCCGAGAAGCTGGCCATGCTGCGGCGTAACCTGGACCAATACCTGGTTACCGATCAGGAGAACGAAACGGCCTACCTGAAAATGCCGGCTGATAGCAGTTGGTGGTATTGGTACGGCGATGCGGTCGAAGCGAATGCCTATTACTTGAAGCTATTGGCGGCAACCGATGCCGAGAACGTGACTGCCCGTCGTTTGGTGAAGTACTTGCTAAACAATCGCAAGCATGCCACCTACTGGAAGTCGACCCGCGACACGGCGCTGTGCGTCGAAGCGATGGCCGATTACCTGCGGGCCACCGATGAGCTGAACCCTGAGATGACCGTCGAGATTTTCATCGATGGCCAGAAGAAGGCCGAAACTGAGTTCACCAAGCAGAATCTGTTCACGGTGGACAACACGGTCGAGCTCACCGGCATGCAACTCACCGATGGTGAGCACAAGGTGGAAGTTCGCCGAAAAGGCAGCGGCCCGGTTTACTACAGTGCCTACCTGACGAACTTCACGTTAGAAGACTTCATCACCAAGGCAGGCCTGGAAGTTAAAGTCGAGCGACGTTTCTACCGCTTAGACCGGGACGAAGACGCGACCGCCAAAGCCGTCGGAGCACGCGGCCAGGCACTCAAAGAGAAGGTCGTGAAGTATAAGCGAACGCTTTTGGAAAACGAATCGCAAGTCACCAGTGGCGATCTGATCGAAATCGATTTAGTGATTGAGAGCAAGAACGACTACGAGTACTTGATGTTCGAAGATAAGAAAGCCGCAGGCTTCGAACCGGTTGACCTGCAAAGTGGCTACAACGGCAACACGTTGGGTGCCTATATGGAACTGCGAGACGAGAAGGTCACCTTCTTCGTGCGTCAGCTTCCCCGTGGCAAACACACGTTGACTTACCGCTTGCGGGCCGAGATTCCCGGCAAGTTCAGCGCCTTGCCGACCGTCGCCCAGGCCATGTACGCCCCGGAACTGGTTGGCAATTCGGATGAAATGAAGATCCGGATTAAGGACCTCGACTAA
- a CDS encoding multiheme c-type cytochrome gives MPPARKLTSHLAALALGLGLVSALWFWGAAPSPVEAIPHLISQPHPYDFDWPEVYMTLANKCGGCHRPNSKRVDLSTYESLLAGKVDNDRLVVPGNPQDSALMMYIEWDEHAQPGSGMPRTPEMPPDKMEWLTQGQQEAIYRWIENGALEYALPENCNITPLTEMEFPSAKQCQACHPKQYDEWSRSMHAYAQHSPVFEAFNLTLMERTSGTQGTFCTRCHTPVGTALGENGNRRNVHRSRISMEGVTCVSCHRRSTKHYKASGRVPVEPGKLLDACMYGPFDDADGGQAMGTHESKGLPYIKTSQFCGECHDVTNPQGVRLEEAFSEWQNSPAAKQGITCQQCHMGPVQGVPFQDCERPLGRAAVVPNVPEDQLPLRRLTDHTFAGPDYSLLPDTEFPEKLDWMYEKDYRDLASLSDYEKETLTELRKKNRHSLRIASEKRYEVLSQAADLFVKAPQTARCGGKVDVDVEVKSKLAGHSFPTGFTAERQVWVSTLVQDEQGRTVFSSGDLDDNGDLRDEHSHAVLAGKVPYDRFLLNFQNKFTALTAEGTDRSVILSVNRHLTPINIVRPAEGISASFGRPPTFRIAKGSLAPLSKQGQSYPVRLPNEPGTYHVTVRLNFRHLPPTLLDRIGTPHLKHLLEVVVLQEWCGTIEVTP, from the coding sequence ATGCCCCCTGCTAGAAAACTCACCTCCCATTTGGCCGCCTTGGCCCTCGGTCTAGGCTTGGTCAGCGCGTTGTGGTTCTGGGGAGCGGCCCCCTCACCGGTGGAAGCAATTCCCCATCTTATTTCCCAGCCGCATCCCTATGATTTCGATTGGCCCGAAGTCTATATGACCCTGGCCAACAAGTGCGGCGGATGTCATCGCCCCAACTCAAAACGCGTCGACCTGAGTACGTACGAATCACTGTTGGCCGGTAAGGTAGACAACGATCGTTTGGTAGTCCCGGGAAATCCCCAAGACTCGGCACTAATGATGTACATCGAATGGGATGAACATGCCCAGCCAGGCTCTGGTATGCCCCGCACGCCGGAAATGCCACCAGACAAGATGGAATGGCTTACCCAAGGTCAGCAGGAAGCCATCTATCGTTGGATTGAAAACGGTGCGCTCGAATACGCGCTGCCCGAGAACTGCAACATTACGCCCCTGACCGAGATGGAGTTTCCCTCGGCCAAGCAGTGTCAGGCCTGCCATCCCAAGCAGTACGACGAATGGTCTCGCTCGATGCACGCCTATGCACAGCATAGCCCCGTGTTCGAGGCCTTCAATCTGACTCTCATGGAACGCACCAGCGGAACACAGGGAACCTTCTGTACACGCTGCCACACACCAGTCGGTACCGCGCTAGGCGAAAACGGCAACCGCCGTAACGTCCATCGCTCTAGAATTTCGATGGAAGGGGTCACGTGTGTCTCTTGCCACCGTCGCAGTACCAAGCACTATAAGGCCAGCGGTCGCGTTCCTGTCGAACCCGGCAAGTTGCTCGATGCGTGCATGTACGGTCCCTTCGACGATGCCGATGGCGGCCAGGCAATGGGAACGCATGAATCGAAAGGGCTGCCTTACATCAAGACTTCGCAATTCTGCGGCGAGTGCCACGACGTCACCAACCCGCAAGGGGTTCGTCTGGAAGAAGCCTTCAGCGAATGGCAAAACAGCCCCGCAGCCAAACAGGGAATTACCTGCCAACAGTGTCACATGGGCCCCGTCCAAGGCGTCCCCTTCCAAGATTGCGAACGTCCCCTTGGACGAGCCGCAGTGGTGCCTAACGTGCCGGAAGACCAACTACCGCTGCGTCGGCTTACCGATCACACGTTCGCCGGTCCTGACTATTCGCTGCTTCCCGATACCGAGTTTCCAGAGAAGCTCGACTGGATGTACGAGAAAGACTATCGCGATTTGGCATCGCTATCAGACTACGAGAAGGAAACCCTTACCGAACTTCGCAAGAAAAACCGCCATAGCCTCCGTATCGCCAGTGAAAAGCGTTACGAAGTCCTTTCTCAAGCGGCGGACCTCTTTGTGAAGGCGCCTCAGACCGCTCGTTGCGGCGGCAAGGTCGATGTCGATGTCGAAGTCAAAAGCAAACTAGCCGGGCACAGCTTTCCCACCGGATTCACCGCCGAGCGGCAAGTGTGGGTATCGACCCTGGTTCAAGATGAACAAGGGCGGACCGTCTTCAGCTCCGGCGATCTCGACGACAACGGCGACCTCCGCGACGAACACAGTCATGCGGTCCTGGCCGGCAAGGTTCCTTACGATCGATTCCTGCTCAACTTCCAGAACAAGTTCACGGCCCTAACCGCCGAAGGCACCGACCGTTCGGTGATCCTTTCAGTGAATCGCCACCTCACGCCAATCAACATCGTGCGACCCGCCGAAGGCATCTCAGCTTCGTTTGGTCGTCCGCCCACATTCCGTATCGCCAAAGGCAGCCTGGCCCCTCTTTCCAAGCAAGGGCAAAGCTATCCGGTCCGTCTACCCAACGAGCCTGGCACCTACCATGTGACGGTACGTCTGAACTTCCGACATCTTCCACCCACGCTTCTGGATCGCATCGGAACGCCTCACTTGAAGCATCTGCTTGAAGTCGTCGTCCTTCAAGAATGGTGTGGCACGATCGAGGTCACCCCATGA
- a CDS encoding outer membrane protein assembly factor BamB family protein, producing the protein MRILLSVLCLTAMASSVTADWRQFRGNDTTGSSASCELPDKWSADGENVAWKVELPGRGPSSPILVDGKVIVTTADGADLEQLHVLCFSAADGKRLWQRNFWATGRTFCHPQTTPAAPSPVSDGKYVYAFFGSSDLVCLDLDGNLKWYRGLGHEHPKAGNDVGMASSPIVLDDTVVVQIENQGDSFAAGINAENGQTRWFLPRSERANWASPIALKSVNSGDQSVALLQSGSGVTAVSSQSGDILWELGGGASTISTSLTNGEQAFIVSKGLTVLDLKDPRVKPEIAWEANKLNPSSMSPILHDGKIYTINGTGVLNCGDAETGDLDWGLRLKGKFWATPVIAGEKLIAINYDGLAMIVDISGEKGQILEEIEMGEKIQASPALGNDAMYVKGERHLWKIANTQ; encoded by the coding sequence ATGCGGATCCTCCTTAGTGTGCTGTGCCTGACCGCGATGGCATCGAGCGTAACCGCCGATTGGCGACAATTTCGTGGCAACGATACCACCGGGTCCTCGGCGTCGTGCGAGCTTCCCGACAAATGGTCGGCCGACGGCGAGAACGTCGCCTGGAAAGTCGAGTTGCCCGGCCGTGGCCCTTCGAGCCCAATCTTGGTAGACGGCAAGGTCATTGTCACCACCGCTGACGGAGCCGATCTCGAACAGTTGCATGTGCTGTGCTTTTCCGCTGCCGATGGCAAGAGGCTCTGGCAACGCAATTTCTGGGCGACCGGTCGCACCTTTTGCCACCCCCAAACCACGCCTGCCGCGCCCAGTCCGGTAAGTGACGGCAAGTACGTCTACGCATTTTTCGGATCGAGCGACTTGGTATGTCTCGACCTGGATGGAAATTTGAAGTGGTATCGCGGACTCGGACACGAACACCCCAAGGCCGGCAACGATGTGGGCATGGCCAGTTCGCCGATCGTCCTCGACGATACGGTCGTTGTTCAGATTGAAAACCAGGGAGATTCCTTCGCCGCCGGCATCAACGCCGAAAACGGACAAACGCGGTGGTTCTTACCTCGATCGGAACGAGCCAACTGGGCATCTCCCATTGCGTTGAAGTCTGTCAATTCCGGCGACCAAAGCGTGGCCCTATTGCAGTCTGGCAGCGGAGTCACGGCCGTTTCGTCTCAGAGTGGCGATATCCTATGGGAGCTTGGCGGCGGCGCCTCGACGATTTCGACTTCGCTTACCAACGGCGAGCAAGCGTTCATTGTCTCGAAAGGCCTGACGGTCCTCGATCTGAAAGATCCTCGCGTTAAGCCAGAGATTGCCTGGGAAGCCAACAAGCTGAATCCCTCGTCGATGAGCCCCATCCTGCATGACGGTAAGATTTACACCATCAACGGAACCGGCGTGCTGAATTGTGGCGACGCCGAAACAGGCGATCTCGACTGGGGCCTACGTCTCAAGGGGAAGTTCTGGGCAACTCCGGTCATCGCCGGCGAGAAACTGATTGCGATCAACTACGACGGATTGGCCATGATCGTCGATATATCTGGCGAGAAAGGCCAAATCCTGGAAGAGATCGAGATGGGTGAGAAGATTCAAGCCAGCCCTGCCCTGGGCAACGATGCCATGTACGTCAAAGGGGAACGCCACCTGTGGAAGATCGCAAATACGCAGTAA
- the aroA gene encoding 3-phosphoshikimate 1-carboxyvinyltransferase, producing the protein MASEISITPCGPITGSIRPPGSKSLTNRALIIAALAQGQSTLTGALESEDTEVMIDSLRRIGVSISHDPDRHTLTVEGNGGKFIGDNTEMFIANSGTSMRFLTALATLGEGSFRLDGIARMRERPIGDLIEALQQLGANIRTEQDNACPPVLVDGQGLPGGQATIAGNISSQYLSGLLMASPYASSEVQLQVDGELVSQPYVRMTTQIMRDFGATLEENDGCRFVIPGSQTYRGREYAIEPDASAASYFWGAAAVSGGKVTVQGLSRDALQGDVGFCEALAQMGCQVDYQADHVTVTGGPLRGINIDMGQISDTVQTLAAVALFADGPTTITGVAHNRHKETDRIGDLACELRKLGATVEEFEDGMTITPGKLQPAQIETYNDHRMAMSLALVGLRQAGIVILNPGCTSKTYPRYFEDLAQLCGS; encoded by the coding sequence GTGGCTTCTGAAATCTCCATTACTCCGTGCGGTCCCATTACGGGATCGATTCGTCCTCCCGGCTCGAAAAGTCTTACTAATCGAGCTTTAATCATCGCTGCGTTGGCCCAGGGTCAATCGACGCTGACCGGTGCGCTGGAAAGCGAAGACACGGAAGTGATGATCGATAGCCTGCGCCGCATTGGCGTTTCGATCAGCCACGATCCGGATCGTCATACGCTGACGGTCGAGGGAAACGGCGGCAAGTTTATCGGCGACAACACGGAAATGTTTATCGCCAACAGCGGAACCTCAATGAGGTTTCTAACCGCACTGGCAACCCTTGGCGAAGGAAGCTTTCGCCTGGACGGAATTGCCCGCATGCGAGAGCGCCCGATCGGCGATCTGATCGAAGCCCTCCAACAACTCGGGGCCAACATTCGGACCGAACAAGACAACGCCTGCCCTCCGGTGCTGGTTGACGGCCAGGGGCTTCCCGGCGGACAAGCCACGATCGCTGGTAATATCAGCAGCCAGTACTTGAGCGGCCTTTTGATGGCATCGCCCTACGCTTCCAGCGAAGTTCAATTGCAGGTCGACGGCGAATTGGTTTCGCAGCCTTATGTCCGGATGACGACCCAAATCATGCGAGACTTTGGCGCTACGCTCGAAGAGAACGATGGTTGCCGGTTTGTCATCCCTGGCAGTCAGACCTATCGTGGACGCGAGTATGCGATCGAGCCCGATGCTTCCGCTGCGAGCTACTTCTGGGGAGCCGCCGCCGTAAGTGGCGGCAAAGTCACCGTGCAAGGGCTTTCCCGCGATGCGCTGCAAGGAGACGTCGGTTTCTGTGAAGCCCTCGCTCAGATGGGCTGCCAGGTTGACTATCAGGCAGACCACGTTACCGTCACCGGGGGTCCCCTTCGCGGGATCAACATCGATATGGGCCAAATCAGCGACACGGTCCAAACCCTGGCCGCGGTAGCCCTGTTTGCTGACGGGCCGACCACCATTACCGGTGTTGCTCATAACCGCCACAAAGAGACCGACCGAATTGGCGACCTGGCCTGCGAGCTTCGCAAACTGGGCGCGACCGTCGAAGAATTTGAAGACGGGATGACCATCACCCCCGGAAAGCTTCAACCGGCTCAGATCGAAACCTATAACGATCACCGCATGGCGATGAGTCTGGCCTTGGTCGGACTCCGTCAGGCAGGCATCGTCATTCTCAACCCCGGCTGCACCAGCAAAACCTACCCTCGCTACTTCGAGGACCTGGCCCAGCTTTGCGGTAGTTAA